The following proteins are encoded in a genomic region of Paenibacillus sp. FSL H3-0469:
- a CDS encoding M14 family zinc carboxypeptidase, translated as MQQYIARRGDTVSRIAARHGLTPEHVIQGNPWAGSQPYLYPGQVLFLPSAPRKRYAVQTGDDAQSIASLFGVGADELEMLNPGVSSGRICLPGKVLVIPALTRGTEVYLRGEYGPAEIEADAARLAVRYSCVSSEVIGHSVLGKPLRLLRIGSGPRHLHVNAALHANEWLTAPCLMRFIEEYAAAYESGKDWHGRQPADWHRDWTLWAVPMANPDGVELVQEGAMPDHPHYAQLMRWNCGRRSFRHWKANIRGVDLGDQFPAHWEEERARRQVPGPAPRDYSGLAPLSEPEAAALAALAERVPGDAAVSLHSQGAEIYWNYRGYEPPESKDWSVKLAAASGYRAVELTGSDAGYKDWFIERFRKPGFTVELGVGKNPLPLADFEDMALDTGLILSAILSNLK; from the coding sequence ATGCAGCAATACATTGCCCGCAGGGGAGACACCGTAAGCCGTATCGCCGCAAGACACGGATTGACACCGGAGCATGTCATTCAAGGAAATCCATGGGCTGGAAGCCAGCCCTACTTATATCCGGGCCAGGTGCTGTTTCTGCCGTCTGCACCGCGCAAGCGGTATGCGGTGCAGACGGGGGACGATGCGCAGAGCATCGCGTCCTTGTTCGGGGTGGGCGCAGATGAGCTGGAGATGCTGAATCCCGGGGTAAGCTCGGGACGTATCTGTCTGCCGGGTAAGGTGCTGGTGATTCCGGCGCTCACACGGGGGACGGAGGTCTATCTGCGCGGAGAATACGGACCGGCTGAGATAGAAGCGGATGCTGCAAGGCTTGCGGTCCGCTATTCTTGTGTCAGCAGCGAAGTTATAGGCCACAGTGTACTCGGCAAGCCGCTCCGCCTGCTGCGGATCGGCAGCGGCCCGCGCCACCTGCATGTGAATGCCGCGCTGCATGCCAACGAATGGCTGACGGCCCCATGTCTGATGCGCTTCATAGAAGAATATGCTGCCGCATATGAATCAGGCAAGGACTGGCACGGACGTCAGCCTGCGGACTGGCACCGGGACTGGACGCTCTGGGCCGTGCCGATGGCAAATCCCGACGGCGTCGAACTGGTGCAGGAAGGGGCGATGCCGGACCATCCTCATTATGCGCAGCTGATGAGGTGGAACTGCGGCAGGCGCAGCTTCCGGCACTGGAAGGCGAACATCCGCGGCGTCGATCTGGGGGACCAATTCCCCGCACACTGGGAGGAGGAACGTGCCCGGCGGCAGGTGCCCGGCCCGGCTCCGCGCGATTACAGTGGCCTTGCACCGCTTAGTGAGCCGGAGGCGGCGGCGCTGGCGGCGCTGGCTGAGCGTGTTCCGGGCGATGCGGCCGTCTCGCTGCACAGCCAGGGGGCTGAGATCTACTGGAACTACCGGGGCTATGAGCCGCCGGAGAGTAAGGATTGGTCAGTTAAGCTGGCAGCGGCCAGCGGCTACCGGGCGGTGGAATTGACCGGCAGCGACGCCGGATACAAGGACTGGTTCATCGAGCGCTTCCGCAAGCCGGGCTTCACCGTCGAGCTGGGAGTGGGGAAGAATCCGCTGCCCCTGGCTGATTTTGAGGATATGGCGCTGGACACAGGCCTAATTCTCAGTGCGATTCTGTCAAATTTGAAATAA
- a CDS encoding IS3 family transposase, translating into MFIKQGYSAALVLRLIGLAESTYYDRKKRKSQDAQAVLQGRGRPVPGYSLTESGAKISDEEIQEWLLELIAGEEHVYGYKLLAKCLWNQHRLKLNHKKSYRLCQALDILQPQRHKRFKHPRKLPENRVITGAGQLWQMDIKYGYVAGRDRHFFVLSIIDVFTRVIVGYHRGSSCEAKHACQTLGRAMEQHCAPGSVRPVIRTDNGPQFVSHLFGDMCESWEMTHERIPPRTPDLNAFIESFHSNIDRDLFRKEAFDTFEEAYEAVDRYMDFYNNRRMHTSLRNMPPATFAEWVLTQEDRSRFFWPREKAK; encoded by the coding sequence ATGTTCATTAAGCAGGGATATTCCGCAGCGTTGGTACTACGTCTCATCGGGCTCGCAGAGTCCACGTACTACGACCGTAAGAAACGCAAGTCACAGGATGCACAGGCCGTACTCCAGGGGCGCGGAAGACCCGTACCCGGCTACTCTCTGACCGAGTCTGGAGCGAAAATTAGCGACGAGGAAATCCAGGAATGGCTGCTGGAATTAATCGCTGGAGAAGAGCACGTGTACGGATACAAACTGCTGGCCAAGTGCTTGTGGAACCAGCACCGTTTAAAGCTCAATCACAAGAAAAGTTACCGGCTGTGTCAGGCGCTGGATATCCTGCAGCCGCAGCGTCACAAGCGTTTTAAGCATCCCCGGAAGCTGCCGGAGAACCGGGTCATTACCGGAGCAGGCCAGCTCTGGCAGATGGACATTAAGTACGGGTACGTGGCGGGCCGGGACCGGCATTTCTTTGTCCTGAGCATTATCGATGTGTTTACCCGTGTCATCGTCGGCTACCACCGCGGATCGTCGTGTGAGGCCAAGCACGCCTGCCAGACGCTGGGACGCGCCATGGAGCAACACTGCGCCCCTGGCAGCGTACGCCCGGTGATCCGCACCGACAACGGCCCACAGTTCGTCAGCCACCTGTTTGGCGACATGTGTGAAAGCTGGGAAATGACCCATGAACGCATTCCGCCTCGAACGCCGGATTTAAACGCTTTTATTGAATCGTTCCACAGTAATATTGACCGGGATTTGTTCCGCAAAGAGGCATTCGACACGTTCGAAGAGGCCTATGAAGCGGTGGACCGGTACATGGACTTTTACAACAACCGCAGAATGCATACGAGCCTTCGGAACATGCCGCCAGCTACGTTTGCGGAGTGGGTCCTGACCCAAGAAGACCGCTCCCGCTTCTTCTGGCCGAGAGAAAAAGCGAAATAA
- a CDS encoding helix-turn-helix domain-containing protein, with amino-acid sequence MGHLTGTREKAAQEVLSGIKAAVVARKYGVTPSTVNQWVRDYREAHGEQDHPYPQEQVEELKRLVEVEQKYEKAVKMLGEKELEIEILRELLKKPTPAYPKKSR; translated from the coding sequence ATGGGACACTTAACAGGAACAAGAGAGAAGGCAGCGCAAGAGGTGTTATCTGGCATTAAGGCGGCGGTGGTTGCCCGAAAGTATGGGGTGACTCCGTCCACGGTGAATCAGTGGGTGAGGGATTACCGGGAAGCCCATGGAGAACAAGATCATCCGTACCCCCAGGAGCAGGTAGAGGAACTGAAGCGCCTGGTAGAGGTCGAGCAGAAATATGAGAAGGCGGTCAAGATGCTCGGTGAAAAGGAGTTAGAGATTGAGATTCTGCGTGAACTGCTAAAAAAGCCAACCCCTGCTTATCCGAAAAAATCGAGGTAG
- a CDS encoding FAD-dependent oxidoreductase, whose translation MENGTYTLKSKPIPLNTAYDVIVVGGGPAGCTAAAAAAREGARTLLVEATGSLGGMGTSGLVPAWCPFSDKEKMVYRGLAAKVFNNLKAQMPHVPEEAMDWVPIEPEKLKRVYDDLVTESGAHILFLTTLADVDRDDNGNITTLLLLNKGGLQAFRAAVYVDCTGDGDVAAWAGAEYQMGDEATGELQPATHCFILGNVDDYAYQNGPKLHAENPHSPIHEAVRSGEYPAIPDTHLCNNLVAPRAVGFNAGHLWGVDNTNPFSVSGALVEGRKLAAAYRDMLAAVHPAAFSNAVVMSTGTLIGTRESRRITGDYVLTAEDYISRRSFEDEICRNSYFIDVHGTQKEQQSGVGSSQAITLYGPGESHGIPYRCLTPRGLRNVLVAGRSISCDRRVLGSVRVMPVCLAMGEAAGLAAALAAAHGGGDVHAVDVSRLRSRLREEGGYLPDMEAETAGERIR comes from the coding sequence ATGGAGAACGGAACATATACACTTAAAAGTAAACCCATCCCGCTGAATACCGCCTACGACGTCATTGTTGTCGGAGGCGGTCCGGCGGGCTGTACCGCCGCAGCGGCGGCGGCAAGAGAAGGGGCGCGGACCCTGCTGGTTGAAGCGACCGGCAGCCTGGGCGGAATGGGAACCTCAGGCCTGGTACCGGCCTGGTGCCCCTTCTCAGATAAAGAGAAGATGGTCTACCGGGGTCTGGCGGCCAAGGTGTTCAATAATCTGAAAGCACAAATGCCGCACGTGCCGGAGGAAGCGATGGACTGGGTGCCGATCGAGCCGGAGAAGCTCAAGCGGGTCTATGACGATCTCGTAACGGAGTCCGGTGCGCATATCCTGTTCCTGACCACCCTTGCGGATGTGGACAGAGACGACAACGGCAACATCACCACCCTCCTCCTCCTGAACAAAGGAGGTCTGCAGGCCTTCCGTGCGGCTGTCTATGTCGATTGCACGGGGGACGGTGATGTCGCCGCATGGGCCGGAGCCGAGTACCAGATGGGGGACGAAGCGACCGGCGAGCTTCAGCCGGCGACCCACTGCTTCATCCTTGGCAACGTGGATGATTACGCTTATCAGAATGGGCCGAAGCTGCATGCGGAGAACCCGCACAGCCCGATCCATGAGGCTGTCCGGTCGGGGGAATATCCGGCAATTCCGGACACCCATTTGTGCAACAACCTGGTTGCTCCGCGTGCCGTAGGCTTCAATGCCGGGCATCTCTGGGGAGTCGATAATACGAATCCCTTCTCCGTATCCGGGGCACTGGTAGAGGGGCGTAAGCTGGCAGCTGCCTACCGGGATATGCTGGCCGCTGTGCACCCCGCAGCCTTCAGCAATGCGGTTGTCATGAGCACGGGTACACTGATCGGAACACGGGAATCCCGGCGGATTACTGGCGATTACGTTCTGACGGCGGAGGATTACATCTCCCGCCGGAGCTTTGAAGATGAGATCTGCCGTAACAGCTACTTCATCGATGTGCACGGCACACAGAAGGAGCAGCAGAGCGGCGTCGGGTCGAGCCAAGCCATTACGCTCTACGGGCCCGGAGAATCACACGGCATACCGTACCGTTGCCTTACGCCGCGCGGGCTGCGCAATGTGCTGGTCGCCGGCCGCTCGATCTCCTGCGACCGCAGGGTGCTCGGCAGCGTCCGGGTGATGCCAGTCTGTCTGGCGATGGGCGAAGCTGCCGGACTCGCTGCAGCCCTGGCTGCCGCTCATGGCGGCGGCGATGTGCATGCCGTGGATGTCTCCCGGCTGCGCAGCCGTCTGAGGGAAGAGGGCGGCTATCTGCCGGATATGGAAGCAGAAACTGCAGGGGAGAGAATACGATGA
- a CDS encoding sugar ABC transporter permease, whose amino-acid sequence MSESAVTRKTAKPAAGTYWTRKRREQLAGWLFIAPEVIGMLVIAVFPLLFSLFLSLTEWNLVGGLSAINFVGLDNFIELFRDNRFLLALKNNVLFTVGTVPVTMLLGVVLSALIHKKLYAKTFFKVAFFVPYICSTVAIAAVWQALYHPSKGPVNQILMQLGVSEPPRWLVDTSFSLIAIMIIYVWQLLGYQMIIFLAGMTNIPEELYEAATIDGASGIGQFRRITLPLLGPTTFFLAITSTISSFKIFDMIKFLTSGGPNYSSTVIVYQIYEEGFERFKMGYASAMSWVLFLIIMLVTSITWMTQNRKVHY is encoded by the coding sequence ATGAGTGAATCTGCGGTTACGCGAAAAACGGCCAAGCCCGCAGCCGGCACGTATTGGACGCGCAAGAGACGGGAGCAGCTCGCCGGATGGCTGTTCATTGCGCCGGAGGTCATCGGGATGCTGGTCATCGCGGTGTTCCCGCTGCTGTTCAGCCTGTTCCTCAGTCTGACGGAGTGGAATCTGGTCGGCGGGTTGTCGGCAATCAACTTTGTGGGCCTCGATAACTTTATCGAGCTGTTCAGAGACAACCGCTTCCTGCTGGCCCTGAAGAATAACGTACTGTTTACCGTGGGCACCGTGCCGGTCACGATGCTGTTGGGTGTAGTGCTCTCAGCGCTGATTCATAAGAAGCTGTATGCCAAGACGTTTTTCAAGGTCGCTTTTTTTGTACCGTATATCTGTTCCACGGTAGCCATCGCCGCAGTTTGGCAGGCACTCTACCATCCGTCCAAAGGGCCGGTCAATCAGATTCTGATGCAGCTTGGGGTCTCCGAACCGCCGCGCTGGCTGGTCGATACCAGCTTCTCGCTGATTGCTATTATGATTATCTATGTCTGGCAGCTGCTGGGCTATCAGATGATTATTTTCCTGGCGGGAATGACGAATATTCCCGAGGAACTGTATGAGGCGGCGACAATTGACGGGGCCAGCGGGATCGGACAGTTCCGGCGGATTACGCTGCCGCTGCTGGGGCCGACTACCTTTTTCCTGGCGATCACGAGCACGATCTCTTCCTTCAAAATCTTCGATATGATCAAGTTCCTGACCAGCGGCGGTCCCAACTATTCCAGTACTGTTATCGTGTACCAGATCTATGAGGAAGGCTTCGAGCGCTTCAAAATGGGCTACGCCTCGGCGATGTCCTGGGTGCTGTTCCTGATCATTATGCTGGTGACCTCCATTACCTGGATGACCCAGAACCGTAAAGTCCATTACTAG
- a CDS encoding carbohydrate ABC transporter permease, translated as MTMKKLKPGNLIFTVLFALCSVFFLMPLVWMLSAASKTEKEVWTFPIQWIPTDWNLIANFKAVWMGDVAFGLFYMNSLKIALISTLATIVISAMAGYALAKLNFKGRALIFTLMLAFMMIPEQATLVPRYIMIKELGLYDSHAALILMGMFSSYFTFLLRQFMIGIHNDMLEAAELDGAGFLRIFWSVVLPLSRPILATVGIIKFIWTWNDYQGPLIMLNSTKLYTIPLGMQFFKEEFGTQISVMMMASVAAILPLLVLFLILQKQVINGIAIGGVKG; from the coding sequence ATGACAATGAAAAAACTTAAGCCCGGCAATCTGATCTTCACGGTCCTGTTCGCTCTGTGCTCGGTATTCTTCCTGATGCCGCTGGTGTGGATGCTGTCGGCCGCCTCGAAGACGGAGAAGGAGGTCTGGACCTTCCCGATTCAGTGGATTCCTACGGACTGGAATCTAATCGCCAACTTCAAGGCAGTCTGGATGGGTGATGTGGCATTTGGATTATTCTATATGAATTCGCTCAAAATCGCCCTGATCTCCACCCTGGCGACCATCGTCATCTCGGCCATGGCCGGGTATGCGCTCGCCAAGCTGAATTTCAAAGGCCGGGCGCTGATCTTCACTCTGATGCTGGCATTCATGATGATTCCCGAGCAGGCCACGCTTGTTCCGCGCTATATTATGATTAAGGAACTCGGCCTCTACGACTCTCATGCCGCGCTGATTCTGATGGGGATGTTCTCCAGCTACTTCACCTTCCTGCTGCGCCAGTTCATGATCGGCATTCATAATGATATGCTGGAAGCGGCCGAGCTGGACGGCGCCGGGTTCTTGCGCATCTTCTGGAGTGTCGTGCTGCCGCTGAGCCGCCCGATTCTGGCGACCGTAGGGATCATTAAGTTCATCTGGACCTGGAATGATTACCAGGGGCCGCTGATCATGCTGAATTCGACCAAGCTGTATACGATTCCGCTGGGGATGCAATTTTTCAAAGAGGAATTCGGCACGCAGATCTCCGTCATGATGATGGCCTCCGTGGCTGCAATTCTGCCGCTGCTGGTCCTGTTCCTGATCCTCCAGAAGCAGGTCATTAACGGAATTGCCATCGGCGGGGTCAAAGGATAA
- a CDS encoding extracellular solute-binding protein, whose product MKKLSIMLASVMLMLSVTACGGNGGNGAGSSAATDAPGSASAEPGTGSSGTDGTAGKAKIKFYTFKADKPEEPIYQAVQAYNEAQDKVEVEYESLVQNSDSTDFMKKLDILVAGGEVVDVFMTGNEDELLERASRGVVEPLNSFFEQESIKPEDEYSKLLKLEDKVYGILPSSTQWLTVFNKDHLEAAGLTLPEMGWTWDDFRDYAKKLTTPEHYGTYFHTWGEYPNIIAYTEKPHPQLSADLKPIFDDPSFEYFFNLRRTMEKEDKSAEPYADVLASNYHVLQQFFAGNASMLAVPSYAVRAALNLEKFPHEFQSMYAPLPRSVDSKELGMTNISGGGLAMGAKSANKEASYDFIRWMSKESYKFTKEIPSFKGVDGAELINSFFGENTDLIDTASLTKTLFDPNIKMPDSFSVPYGSELKAIVENGFASFILDNRSFDEVKNEMTAEVEKVVSANQK is encoded by the coding sequence GTGAAGAAACTATCAATCATGCTCGCCAGTGTGATGCTTATGCTCTCGGTCACTGCGTGCGGCGGAAATGGCGGGAACGGGGCGGGCAGCTCAGCGGCCACCGATGCGCCGGGGTCTGCGTCAGCTGAACCGGGTACTGGAAGCAGCGGCACAGACGGGACGGCTGGCAAAGCCAAGATCAAATTCTACACCTTCAAAGCCGATAAGCCGGAGGAGCCCATCTACCAGGCCGTTCAGGCATATAACGAAGCTCAGGATAAAGTGGAAGTGGAATATGAATCCCTGGTCCAGAACAGCGACAGCACGGATTTCATGAAGAAGCTGGATATTCTGGTCGCAGGCGGTGAAGTGGTCGATGTGTTCATGACCGGGAACGAGGATGAGCTGCTGGAGCGTGCTTCGCGGGGAGTTGTGGAACCGCTTAACTCCTTTTTTGAACAGGAGAGTATTAAACCCGAGGATGAATATTCCAAGCTGCTGAAGCTGGAGGATAAGGTCTACGGCATTCTGCCCAGCTCCACGCAGTGGCTGACGGTCTTCAACAAGGATCACCTGGAAGCCGCAGGGCTGACCCTGCCTGAGATGGGCTGGACCTGGGATGATTTCCGCGACTATGCCAAGAAGCTGACCACTCCGGAGCATTACGGAACGTACTTCCACACCTGGGGCGAATATCCGAACATTATCGCATACACCGAGAAGCCGCATCCGCAGCTTAGCGCCGACTTGAAGCCGATTTTTGACGATCCGTCCTTCGAATACTTCTTCAACCTCCGCCGCACGATGGAGAAGGAAGATAAGAGCGCGGAGCCGTATGCCGATGTACTGGCCTCGAACTATCATGTGCTGCAGCAATTTTTTGCCGGTAATGCCAGTATGCTTGCGGTGCCAAGCTATGCTGTCCGGGCGGCGCTGAACCTGGAGAAATTCCCGCATGAGTTCCAGAGCATGTACGCCCCGCTGCCGCGTTCGGTGGACAGTAAGGAGCTGGGCATGACGAATATTTCCGGCGGAGGCCTGGCCATGGGCGCGAAATCAGCGAACAAGGAAGCCTCGTACGACTTCATCCGCTGGATGTCGAAGGAATCCTACAAGTTCACCAAGGAGATTCCTTCGTTCAAGGGAGTGGACGGAGCGGAGCTGATCAACAGCTTTTTCGGGGAAAATACAGACCTGATCGATACCGCCTCCCTCACCAAGACGCTGTTCGATCCGAATATTAAAATGCCTGACTCCTTCAGCGTGCCGTACGGCAGCGAACTGAAAGCGATTGTGGAGAACGGCTTCGCCAGCTTCATTCTGGATAACCGCAGCTTCGATGAGGTCAAGAATGAGATGACAGCGGAAGTCGAGAAGGTAGTTTCTGCCAATCAGAAATAA
- a CDS encoding histidine kinase, translating into MKWLSRFSFHRRLQYTFLILILLPFVVVTFWSYTSVRENVSEKITRSNEETLKVIGSQMEKTVDSISFVSVYFSEAYDPAVLESLRYLKNTGNFGNYGVYTHYNKLKTTANILSVQSLDADLQIMLVNRENRILIGNQNIPVFSVLPETLLQESSRLDEREKVSLQWFPYGGTPAAPDYYYAVRFITDPLNQDKLATLYVGIPSHYFRSLLDTGNAVSRLTLIDQKGRSIAVTGEAANADEGPLLVSEVRIPKVGWLLTSKTPRSSIDSHINREFLVSISLIGLFFLAFLVLSMLWAGYMNKPISLLRASVKQYVGGNRAVRIPVKGKDEVAVLSAAFNQMLEDMNGLLQQVESEQEEKRRLELQALAAQIRPHFLLNTLNSIKVDLLLSGDPGHGAMIDALMKLLRVYVHVDKPLELAEECRVLGSYVQVMQIRNRLDIAWECEVGEEEGAVMLPRLLLQPIVENAISHGFSARPDHPAIRLEAAFESDLLRISISDNGRGMPEDKLQRLNRRLQGSEDLALWPEKGVGLVNTARRLQVLYGYRARLSAQAREDEDGMTFTLYIPVTREKEAVPLDDPDAD; encoded by the coding sequence ATGAAATGGTTAAGCCGTTTTTCCTTCCATCGCAGACTGCAATACACGTTCCTGATCCTGATCCTGCTGCCTTTTGTTGTCGTTACGTTCTGGTCCTATACCTCTGTGCGGGAGAATGTGAGCGAGAAGATCACGCGTTCCAATGAGGAGACCCTGAAGGTCATCGGCAGTCAAATGGAAAAAACGGTGGACAGCATCTCGTTTGTCTCGGTGTATTTCTCTGAGGCATATGATCCGGCCGTGCTGGAGAGTCTGCGTTATCTCAAAAATACCGGGAACTTCGGAAATTACGGAGTGTATACCCATTACAACAAGCTTAAGACCACGGCCAATATCCTGTCAGTGCAGTCGCTGGATGCCGATCTGCAGATCATGCTGGTCAACCGGGAGAACCGGATACTGATCGGCAATCAGAATATTCCAGTGTTCTCTGTGCTGCCGGAGACTCTTCTTCAGGAGAGCAGCAGGCTGGATGAGCGGGAAAAAGTGTCGCTGCAATGGTTCCCCTACGGCGGCACCCCCGCTGCACCGGATTATTATTATGCTGTACGCTTCATTACCGACCCGCTGAATCAGGACAAGCTGGCCACGCTGTACGTGGGCATTCCGAGCCATTACTTCCGCAGCCTGCTGGACACGGGCAATGCGGTGAGCAGGCTCACGCTGATTGATCAGAAGGGGCGGAGCATTGCTGTCACCGGAGAAGCGGCTAATGCGGATGAAGGCCCGCTGCTGGTCAGTGAGGTCCGTATTCCCAAGGTCGGCTGGCTGCTGACCAGCAAGACGCCCCGCAGCTCCATCGACAGCCATATCAACCGGGAGTTTCTGGTGTCAATCTCGCTGATTGGACTGTTCTTCCTGGCGTTTCTGGTCCTGTCAATGCTGTGGGCCGGATATATGAACAAGCCGATCAGCCTGCTGCGGGCCAGCGTCAAGCAGTATGTCGGCGGCAACCGCGCGGTGCGGATACCCGTCAAGGGCAAGGATGAGGTGGCGGTGCTGTCGGCAGCCTTCAATCAGATGCTGGAGGATATGAACGGGCTGCTGCAGCAGGTCGAGAGTGAGCAGGAGGAGAAAAGGCGGCTGGAGCTTCAGGCGCTGGCGGCGCAGATCCGGCCTCATTTTCTGCTGAATACGCTCAATTCGATCAAGGTGGATCTGCTCTTAAGCGGTGATCCTGGGCACGGGGCCATGATCGATGCGCTGATGAAGCTGCTGCGGGTGTATGTGCATGTGGATAAGCCGTTGGAGCTGGCGGAGGAATGCAGGGTGCTGGGCAGCTATGTCCAGGTGATGCAGATCCGCAACCGTCTGGATATCGCTTGGGAATGCGAGGTGGGCGAGGAGGAAGGTGCGGTGATGCTGCCCCGGCTGCTGCTCCAGCCCATTGTTGAGAATGCGATCAGCCACGGCTTCTCCGCCCGTCCGGACCATCCGGCGATCCGGCTCGAAGCAGCGTTCGAGTCAGATCTGCTGCGGATCAGCATCAGCGATAACGGCCGCGGAATGCCGGAGGACAAGCTCCAGCGCCTGAACCGGCGTCTGCAAGGAAGTGAAGACCTTGCGCTCTGGCCGGAAAAAGGAGTCGGGCTGGTCAACACAGCACGCCGTCTACAGGTGTTGTACGGATATCGCGCACGGCTGAGCGCACAGGCAAGAGAAGACGAAGATGGCATGACGTTCACCCTATATATCCCCGTGACCCGGGAGAAGGAGGCGGTTCCCCTTGATGACCCTGATGCTGATTGA
- a CDS encoding helix-turn-helix domain-containing protein produces MTLMLIDDDVPMLEYVEYLLGSLGLDLKLVASAFSSEDALEQFHTALPDIVIVDIGLPGMDGLELADAFRITKPEVRLIFLTCYEDFHYSKRAIQLEADDYLIKDELSPEQLKSSLAKAMSRFKSREELLERYSFRQTIERNKEVLKQSFLKQLLSGAAGQENTLEFGERLGISWKHPFLRHGFLHMDAASVTERYRYKDIPLIHSAVNNIALELSAAAEASITPIMSRNADIYLVWNVADPRLTENKLAEFMQAVQDKVEQYLKITLLGFYSESCAPVRSFDVLYKTLTDCRENNFYQSVTPVSLLEEHADFGQTLERRGEKERGMLSLALLDQQAAWIDLAVNQWTQQAMAERLLPRLVKETCGDLVRQLAFEAGGLAEEDFFTQLEQTVHIGEAASLTKRELRSLWRQHTLAPAAAEEKDVRLQAVDKYLEEHVDRMVTSTDMAEHLHLNASYFSRYFKKLSGVNFTDYVNQYKMNMAITMLARPHETVENVAYTLGFSDRAYFSKVFKKYSGRNPSEYKAGPVEEDGREP; encoded by the coding sequence ATGACCCTGATGCTGATTGACGATGATGTCCCGATGCTGGAATATGTGGAATATCTGCTCGGGTCCTTGGGGCTGGATCTGAAGCTGGTGGCTTCGGCGTTTAGCAGTGAAGACGCGCTGGAGCAGTTCCATACAGCACTGCCGGATATAGTGATTGTGGATATCGGCCTGCCGGGGATGGACGGGCTGGAGCTGGCGGATGCCTTCAGGATCACGAAGCCGGAGGTGCGCCTGATTTTCCTGACCTGCTATGAGGATTTCCATTACTCGAAGCGGGCAATCCAATTGGAGGCCGATGATTATCTGATCAAGGATGAGCTGTCGCCTGAGCAGCTTAAGAGCAGTCTCGCCAAAGCGATGAGCCGCTTCAAGAGCCGGGAGGAACTGCTGGAGCGCTACTCTTTCCGTCAGACGATTGAGCGCAACAAGGAAGTGCTGAAGCAGAGCTTCCTGAAACAACTGTTGTCGGGTGCAGCGGGCCAGGAGAACACGCTGGAGTTCGGCGAACGGTTGGGTATCTCCTGGAAGCACCCCTTTCTGCGTCATGGATTCCTTCATATGGATGCCGCATCTGTCACCGAGCGTTACCGGTACAAGGATATCCCGCTGATCCATTCAGCCGTGAACAATATTGCACTGGAGCTGTCTGCTGCTGCTGAGGCTTCCATTACACCGATTATGAGCCGGAACGCCGATATTTATCTGGTCTGGAATGTGGCGGACCCCCGCCTTACAGAGAACAAGCTGGCTGAATTCATGCAGGCGGTACAGGATAAGGTGGAGCAGTATCTGAAGATTACCCTGCTGGGGTTCTATTCGGAGTCCTGCGCACCGGTCCGCAGCTTCGATGTGTTATACAAGACACTGACGGATTGCCGTGAAAATAACTTCTATCAGTCAGTGACGCCTGTATCTCTGCTTGAGGAGCATGCGGATTTCGGGCAGACATTAGAACGGCGCGGGGAAAAGGAACGCGGCATGCTGTCCTTGGCACTTCTTGATCAACAGGCCGCCTGGATTGATCTGGCCGTGAATCAGTGGACACAGCAGGCTATGGCGGAGCGGCTGCTGCCGCGGCTGGTGAAGGAGACCTGCGGGGATCTGGTGCGCCAGCTGGCCTTCGAAGCCGGAGGGCTGGCCGAGGAGGACTTCTTCACGCAGCTGGAGCAGACGGTGCATATCGGGGAGGCTGCCAGCTTGACCAAGCGGGAGCTGCGGAGTCTGTGGCGGCAGCATACTCTGGCCCCCGCAGCTGCTGAGGAGAAGGATGTCCGGCTTCAGGCGGTGGATAAGTATCTGGAGGAGCATGTGGACCGGATGGTCACCTCTACCGATATGGCAGAGCATCTGCATCTGAATGCCAGCTACTTCTCCCGCTATTTCAAGAAGCTGTCCGGCGTGAACTTCACCGATTACGTGAACCAGTACAAAATGAATATGGCCATCACCATGCTGGCCCGCCCGCACGAGACCGTCGAGAATGTCGCCTACACCCTCGGCTTCTCGGACCGGGCTTATTTCTCCAAGGTGTTCAAGAAATACAGCGGCCGGAATCCCAGCGAGTATAAGGCCGGGCCGGTGGAGGAGGACGGCAGAGAGCCGTAA